Proteins co-encoded in one Rudaeicoccus suwonensis genomic window:
- a CDS encoding HNH endonuclease signature motif containing protein, whose amino-acid sequence MAQDVLLLNTDAIAAATSGELIAAARELLITAFDVAGEDSGSLSSQALLTQIETLQSVVNSAQGTQSLRIAQVATIESARDKDTGAWREVRHPLGWADDWIATELGPLLGWSPRQVDVRLQDSVDAATLTPRLLREVGNGRLEHAKMAKVLSGLQFAPDDVCAAVESDLLDRGIGGMTTTQIARRVARLLAKLDPVAAESATRKRRREEIGVFTRASSIPGLCEMTCLLPADKAAAIMASVEELARQLHRDTTTDKTLGECRADALSDLVLQNVELRSTVVFQLPVDRTASPPGDRPASPPTGVLPDVPVDRPINVDQPDNVDQPINVDQPDNLDQPDNADSLARVAALHDELFPDPYAEVAAGRAHWLRYDDHPPDDRDDDWDDAYEHDDRDCDWDGEPDWDRALAELLEMKAKIQHCDWAVRDDHTPTSANPTDVAFTDVVLPGIGVISADHVVHIANFVGTNVARRLVDVDSGALVESTSKTYRPTAAIARFVRERDEHCRFPGCVQLAKYCDADHVIPWPAGPTSPANLQSLCRHHHRAKHETAWQVTMTADGVCTWTSPGLRTYVTKPADKTTVIGGSVPLTTEMTTAVS is encoded by the coding sequence ATGGCTCAGGACGTTCTGCTACTCAACACCGATGCGATCGCTGCTGCGACGTCGGGTGAGTTGATCGCGGCTGCCAGGGAATTGCTGATCACCGCCTTCGACGTCGCCGGCGAGGACTCCGGTTCTCTGTCATCGCAGGCTCTGCTGACTCAGATCGAAACGCTGCAGTCGGTCGTCAATTCAGCGCAGGGCACCCAATCGTTGCGCATCGCGCAGGTCGCCACCATCGAATCGGCGCGAGACAAAGACACCGGTGCATGGCGCGAGGTGCGTCATCCCTTGGGTTGGGCCGACGACTGGATCGCCACCGAGCTCGGCCCACTGCTCGGCTGGAGCCCTCGCCAGGTCGATGTCCGGTTGCAGGATTCCGTCGACGCGGCGACCTTGACGCCACGCCTCCTCCGCGAGGTCGGCAACGGCCGACTTGAGCACGCCAAGATGGCGAAGGTGCTGAGCGGCCTGCAGTTCGCTCCGGATGATGTGTGCGCCGCCGTCGAGTCCGACCTGCTCGACCGCGGAATCGGCGGTATGACGACGACGCAGATCGCCCGGCGGGTCGCGCGTCTGCTGGCGAAACTAGACCCGGTCGCAGCCGAATCAGCGACGCGAAAACGCAGACGCGAAGAGATCGGCGTCTTCACTCGGGCGAGTTCGATTCCCGGCCTGTGCGAGATGACATGCCTACTGCCTGCTGACAAGGCCGCGGCGATCATGGCCTCGGTCGAAGAACTGGCACGACAGCTGCACCGGGACACCACCACCGACAAGACGCTCGGCGAGTGCCGTGCCGACGCCCTGAGTGACCTTGTGCTGCAGAACGTCGAGCTCCGGAGCACAGTCGTCTTCCAGCTCCCTGTCGACCGCACAGCATCGCCGCCTGGCGACCGCCCAGCCAGCCCGCCCACCGGAGTGTTGCCTGACGTGCCCGTCGACCGACCAATCAACGTTGACCAACCAGACAACGTTGACCAACCAATCAACGTCGACCAACCAGACAACCTCGACCAACCAGACAATGCTGATTCGCTGGCCCGGGTGGCGGCGCTGCACGACGAACTGTTCCCCGACCCGTATGCCGAGGTCGCCGCCGGCCGGGCGCATTGGCTGAGGTATGACGACCACCCACCGGACGACCGGGACGACGACTGGGACGACGCCTACGAGCACGACGACCGTGACTGCGACTGGGATGGTGAACCCGACTGGGATCGCGCGCTGGCTGAGCTGCTCGAGATGAAAGCAAAGATCCAGCACTGTGATTGGGCGGTCCGTGACGATCACACCCCAACAAGCGCGAACCCTACAGACGTTGCTTTCACTGACGTTGTCTTACCTGGCATCGGCGTGATCTCGGCGGACCACGTGGTGCACATTGCGAACTTCGTCGGCACGAACGTGGCCCGACGACTGGTCGACGTCGACAGCGGCGCGCTGGTGGAGTCGACGTCGAAAACGTACCGGCCGACAGCTGCCATCGCACGCTTCGTGCGGGAGCGTGACGAGCACTGCAGGTTCCCCGGCTGTGTGCAGCTGGCGAAGTACTGCGATGCCGACCACGTCATCCCGTGGCCGGCAGGCCCGACGAGTCCGGCGAACCTGCAGAGTCTGTGCCGGCATCACCATCGGGCCAAGCACGAAACCGCCTGGCAGGTGACGATGACCGCCGATGGTGTGTGCACCTGGACCAGCCCGGGATTGCGCACCTACGTAACCAAGCCGGCCGACAAGACGACGGTCATCGGCGGAAGCGTGCCGCTAACGACCGAGATGACGACTGCGGTCAGTTGA
- a CDS encoding threo-3-hydroxy-L-aspartate ammonia-lyase — protein MVQLSDIQRAADRISGVAHRTPVVTSRRIDAELGVSLHLKCENLQRMGAFKFRGAYNALSQLSDSAKDAGVVAFSSGNHAQAVALAASLLGIRATIVMPTDAPQLKLTATRGYGADVVTYDRHTEDREAIARELADRDGCALVPPFDDPAIIAGQGTAALELLEDVPDLDVVIAPLGGGGLLSGSAITAHGIRSTIRVFGAEPAAGDDGKRSFDSGEIVRIPVPRTIADGAQTTALGRHTFPVIRELVEDIVLVSDDELIAGMASLAQTCKLIVEPTGVLGYAAARSLAPQLQGARVGVIISGGNVDLQRFAQLISGTATR, from the coding sequence ATGGTGCAGCTGTCGGACATACAGCGGGCCGCGGATCGCATTTCGGGCGTCGCACACCGAACGCCGGTGGTCACCTCGCGGCGGATCGACGCCGAGCTCGGGGTCTCGTTGCACCTGAAGTGCGAGAACCTGCAGCGGATGGGCGCCTTCAAATTCCGTGGTGCGTACAACGCATTGAGTCAGCTCAGTGACTCCGCGAAAGATGCTGGCGTCGTTGCTTTTTCGTCGGGCAACCATGCGCAGGCGGTCGCATTGGCAGCCAGCCTGCTCGGCATCCGGGCGACGATCGTCATGCCCACCGATGCGCCACAGCTGAAGCTCACCGCCACGCGTGGGTATGGCGCAGACGTCGTTACCTACGACCGGCACACCGAGGACAGAGAGGCCATTGCCCGCGAGTTGGCCGACCGCGACGGGTGTGCACTGGTGCCGCCCTTCGACGACCCGGCGATCATCGCCGGGCAGGGGACCGCAGCCCTCGAACTGCTCGAGGACGTGCCAGATCTGGATGTCGTGATCGCGCCGCTCGGCGGTGGCGGGTTGCTCAGCGGATCGGCCATCACGGCTCACGGAATCCGTTCTACGATAAGGGTTTTCGGCGCCGAGCCAGCCGCCGGCGACGATGGCAAGCGGTCCTTCGACAGCGGCGAGATCGTGCGCATTCCGGTCCCGCGGACCATTGCCGACGGCGCTCAGACGACCGCGCTGGGGCGTCATACGTTCCCGGTGATCCGAGAACTCGTCGAGGACATCGTCCTAGTCTCCGACGACGAATTGATCGCCGGTATGGCGTCTCTCGCGCAGACCTGCAAGCTCATCGTCGAGCCGACCGGCGTGCTCGGGTATGCCGCAGCGCGCTCACTCGCGCCGCAACTGCAAGGTGCACGGGTCGGCGTGATCATCTCCGGGGGCAATGTCGACCTGCAGCGTTTCGCGCAGTTGATCAGTGGCACAGCCACGCGCTGA